One window of the Canis aureus isolate CA01 chromosome 1, VMU_Caureus_v.1.0, whole genome shotgun sequence genome contains the following:
- the LOC144308536 gene encoding KRAB domain-containing protein 5-like, with product LWYLLHRLLTFSDVTIEFSQEEWGCLNHTQRELYRDVMLENYGHLLFLGLNVSRPDLVIFLEQEKQLWDMRRKEKAAFHPGRWE from the exons CTGTGGTATTTATTGCACAGACTGCTGACATTCAGTGATGTGACCATAGAATTCTCTCAGGAGGAGTGGGGATGCCTGAACCACACTCAGCGGGAATTGTACAGGGATGTGATGTTAGAGAACTACGGACACCTCCTCTTCTTGG GTCTCAATGTGTCCAGGCCAGACCTGGTCATCTTTTTGGAGCAAGAGAAGCAGCTCTGGGAtatgaggagaaaggagaaagcagCCTTCCATCCAGGTAGGTGGGAATGA